Proteins from a genomic interval of Mycolicibacterium grossiae:
- a CDS encoding NAD(P)H-dependent oxidoreductase produces the protein MTYLLHLDSSANVASSASRLLTAEVAARWAAAAPGREIRHRDLHADPLPHLPTNALHFTAEQRPPDAVAPDAGVVALQTALLDELSGAAGVLIGAPMYNFSMPSTLKAWLDYVHVIGATSPAAQGVAPLRSKPVLVVSSRATPTGADPRTDFVLGPFFTILGEFMAMDVDGVVVHTEPPAEPGDYHRPADEVRGELAALVDAW, from the coding sequence GTGACCTACCTCCTGCACCTCGACTCGTCCGCCAACGTCGCCTCCTCGGCGTCGCGACTGCTGACTGCCGAGGTCGCGGCGCGCTGGGCGGCCGCGGCGCCGGGCCGCGAGATCCGCCACCGGGACCTGCACGCCGATCCGCTGCCGCACCTGCCCACCAACGCGTTGCACTTCACCGCCGAGCAGCGACCGCCGGACGCGGTCGCCCCGGATGCCGGCGTCGTCGCACTGCAGACGGCGCTGCTCGACGAACTCTCCGGAGCGGCGGGCGTGCTGATCGGCGCGCCGATGTACAACTTCTCGATGCCGTCGACGCTCAAGGCCTGGCTCGACTACGTGCACGTCATCGGTGCCACCTCGCCGGCTGCCCAGGGCGTCGCCCCGCTGCGGTCGAAGCCCGTGCTGGTGGTGTCGTCGCGGGCGACCCCGACCGGCGCCGATCCGCGGACGGACTTCGTGCTCGGCCCGTTCTTCACGATCCTCGGCGAGTTCATGGCCATGGACGTCGACGGCGTCGTCGTGCACACCGAGCCGCCGGCCGAGCCGGGCGACTACCACCGTCCGGCCGACGAGGTCCGCGGCGAACTCGCCGCCCTCGTCGACGCGTGGTGA
- a CDS encoding glycosyltransferase yields MPDARSTKTLRAVVATGSALACLGTAHQVVNLSRLRRPPADPPAVTAAVSLLVPARDEAHRIAPTISSLVAQRGLDDAEIVVLDDGSTDGTADVVRAAGGERVRVLTGTPPPPGWLGKPHACAQLADVARGEILVYVDADVVLAPHAVAAAAAVLRGRRPLDLLSPWPRQITSGVLGRLIQPLLAWSWLTTLPLRRAERSARPSMAIANGQFLVVDAAALARAGGWGTVKDAVLDDIGLARAVRAAGGRTGVADGSALATCRMYATGRDVSAGYRKSLWAAFGSPAGAVAVGSALAVVYVLPAAAAATGSPVGLVGYAAGVAGRVAAARWCRATGRAAALDAAAHPLSVLAMLTLLAASWVGHLRGTLDWKGRTL; encoded by the coding sequence GTGCCCGATGCGCGCTCCACCAAAACCCTACGCGCCGTCGTGGCCACCGGATCGGCGCTGGCCTGCCTCGGAACGGCGCACCAGGTCGTCAACCTCTCCCGGCTGCGGCGCCCGCCGGCAGATCCGCCCGCGGTGACCGCCGCGGTGTCGTTGCTGGTTCCGGCCCGCGACGAAGCACACCGCATCGCGCCGACCATCTCGTCGCTGGTGGCTCAACGTGGGCTCGACGACGCCGAGATCGTGGTGCTCGACGACGGTTCCACCGACGGCACGGCGGACGTGGTCCGCGCGGCCGGCGGTGAGCGGGTACGGGTGCTGACCGGCACGCCGCCGCCGCCGGGCTGGCTGGGCAAGCCGCACGCCTGCGCGCAACTCGCCGACGTCGCCCGCGGCGAGATCCTCGTCTACGTGGACGCCGACGTGGTGTTGGCGCCGCATGCGGTCGCCGCCGCGGCGGCGGTCCTGCGCGGGCGGCGCCCCCTGGACCTGCTCAGCCCGTGGCCGCGTCAGATCACCAGCGGTGTCCTGGGCCGGCTGATCCAGCCGCTGCTCGCGTGGTCGTGGCTGACGACGCTGCCGCTGCGCCGCGCGGAGCGCTCCGCGCGGCCGTCGATGGCGATCGCCAACGGCCAGTTCCTCGTCGTCGACGCCGCGGCGCTGGCGCGCGCGGGCGGCTGGGGGACCGTCAAGGATGCCGTGCTCGACGACATCGGGCTCGCGCGCGCCGTGCGGGCCGCCGGAGGACGCACCGGCGTCGCGGACGGGTCGGCGCTGGCAACGTGCCGCATGTACGCCACGGGCCGCGACGTCAGTGCGGGCTACCGCAAGTCGCTCTGGGCGGCGTTCGGTTCCCCGGCCGGCGCGGTGGCAGTCGGGTCCGCGCTGGCCGTGGTCTACGTGCTGCCCGCCGCCGCGGCCGCGACGGGGTCGCCCGTCGGTCTGGTCGGGTACGCCGCCGGGGTCGCCGGCCGGGTGGCCGCCGCCCGCTGGTGTCGGGCGACGGGACGGGCCGCGGCCCTCGACGCTGCGGCACATCCGCTCTCGGTGCTGGCGATGCTGACGCTGCTGGCGGCGTCGTGGGTGGGGCACCTGCGGGGAACGCTCGACTGGAAGGGGCGGACGCTGTGA
- a CDS encoding DUF2256 domain-containing protein, whose protein sequence is MARNRAAKTTGPKGAVPRDAEVKTCVACGRPFANRKKWRTRGIWDQVIYCSKRCQDAGR, encoded by the coding sequence GTGGCGAGGAACCGCGCAGCCAAGACGACCGGGCCGAAGGGTGCCGTGCCGAGGGATGCCGAGGTCAAGACGTGCGTGGCGTGCGGACGTCCGTTCGCCAACCGCAAGAAGTGGCGGACCCGCGGGATCTGGGACCAGGTGATCTACTGCTCGAAGCGGTGCCAGGACGCCGGGCGGTGA
- a CDS encoding phytoene desaturase family protein — protein MSDVVVVGAGLGGLAAAARLAAAGHRVTVFEAAATVGGKLGVLERDGFTFDTGPSLVTVPAVLTELFADTGGAADLPLAPVHPATAYRFADGTDLVLPHDPADVPAALDAALGAGAGASWQRLHERSRRLWDLVGEPVLRQPISLSALIRMSTRPADLRAVAPWATIDGLGRRMLTDPRLRTWLNRYATYSGSDPRRTPAVLSVTSFVEQEYGAWYVPGGLRRIVEALAQRCEDLGVAIHTDCPVDAVLTAGGRASGVRVDGRDVAADVVVCNADAAVLYQRLLPAAAARSVGRALRRTTRSMAGFVLLLGLSGRTPGAAHRVYFPADYDAEFDAIFGRRPHPVDDPTVYVHAPDDPALRPDNDSEGWFVLVNAPAHDPAGGMDWDARGLRERYAARVLEVLAARGVDVRPRIRVAETLTPADLERRTGAPGGAIYGTASHGPRAALRRPANRSPLPGLYLVGGSAHPGGGIPLVLMSAEIVARLIGPAGSGAASRDGRRAAAAPGRRHQPRSRRS, from the coding sequence GTGAGCGACGTGGTGGTGGTCGGCGCTGGGCTGGGCGGTCTGGCCGCTGCGGCGCGTCTGGCCGCCGCGGGGCACCGCGTCACCGTCTTCGAGGCCGCCGCGACGGTCGGCGGCAAGCTCGGGGTGCTCGAGCGCGACGGCTTCACCTTCGACACCGGGCCGTCGCTGGTGACCGTGCCGGCCGTCCTCACCGAACTGTTCGCCGACACCGGCGGTGCCGCCGATCTGCCGCTGGCGCCAGTGCATCCGGCGACGGCGTACCGCTTCGCCGACGGTACCGATCTGGTGCTGCCGCACGATCCGGCCGATGTGCCCGCCGCGCTCGACGCCGCGCTGGGGGCGGGAGCCGGTGCGTCCTGGCAGCGCCTGCACGAACGGTCCCGGCGGCTGTGGGATCTGGTCGGCGAACCCGTGTTGCGACAACCGATCTCATTGTCAGCGCTGATTCGGATGAGCACCCGGCCCGCGGACCTGCGGGCGGTGGCGCCGTGGGCGACGATCGACGGTCTGGGCCGGCGCATGCTCACCGACCCGCGGCTGCGGACCTGGCTCAACCGGTACGCCACGTACTCCGGATCCGACCCGCGCCGCACGCCTGCGGTGCTGTCGGTGACGTCGTTCGTGGAGCAGGAGTACGGCGCCTGGTACGTGCCGGGCGGGCTGCGCCGGATCGTCGAGGCGCTGGCGCAGCGGTGCGAGGACCTCGGCGTCGCGATCCACACCGACTGCCCCGTCGACGCCGTGCTGACCGCGGGCGGGCGGGCGAGCGGCGTGCGGGTCGACGGCCGCGACGTCGCCGCCGACGTCGTGGTGTGCAACGCCGACGCCGCCGTGCTGTATCAGCGACTGCTGCCCGCTGCGGCGGCGCGGTCCGTGGGCCGCGCCCTGCGGCGGACCACCCGGTCGATGGCGGGTTTCGTCCTGCTGCTGGGCCTTTCGGGTCGCACGCCGGGCGCCGCGCACCGGGTGTACTTCCCGGCGGACTACGACGCCGAGTTCGACGCGATCTTCGGGCGCCGTCCGCACCCCGTCGACGATCCGACCGTCTACGTGCATGCCCCCGACGACCCGGCGCTGCGCCCCGACAACGACTCGGAGGGGTGGTTCGTCCTGGTCAACGCTCCCGCGCACGATCCGGCGGGCGGCATGGACTGGGACGCGCGTGGGCTGCGCGAGCGCTACGCCGCACGGGTGCTCGAGGTGCTGGCCGCCCGCGGCGTCGACGTGCGCCCGCGCATCCGCGTCGCCGAGACCCTCACGCCCGCCGACCTGGAACGCCGCACCGGCGCACCGGGCGGCGCCATCTACGGCACCGCGTCGCACGGGCCGCGCGCCGCGCTGCGCCGGCCGGCCAACCGCAGCCCGCTGCCGGGTCTCTACCTCGTCGGTGGTTCGGCGCACCCCGGGGGCGGCATACCGCTGGTGCTGATGAGCGCGGAGATCGTCGCGCGCCTCATCGGTCCGGCGGGAAGTGGCGCGGCATCGCGCGACGGACGCCGCGCAGCAGCTGCGCCAGGCCGACGACACCAACCACGGTCCAGGCGATCGTGA
- a CDS encoding CDP-alcohol phosphatidyltransferase family protein: MTSEDSGWSELHGGVQPSPVVRGWLRLVRLLAAGPVTRIPPDALSVAGIVALAAAWWAVAGPGWPAAVVPLVLAAGILDGLDGAVALRTGRARPLGAVVDSVADRIGDLLLGAILVALGASWGWALAAVILVFLLEYVRARAQAVGMPGVGAVTVAERPTRLILVGVAAAGVAVAGPRVPLLGWDFAGSLTIAWTVVGVVGLAQLLRGVRRAMPRHFPPDR; the protein is encoded by the coding sequence ATGACGTCGGAGGACTCCGGCTGGTCCGAGCTGCACGGCGGCGTCCAGCCGTCACCGGTGGTGCGTGGCTGGCTGCGACTGGTGCGGCTGCTCGCCGCGGGGCCGGTGACCCGGATCCCGCCGGACGCCCTGTCGGTGGCCGGCATCGTCGCCCTGGCCGCCGCGTGGTGGGCCGTCGCCGGGCCGGGCTGGCCCGCCGCCGTCGTCCCGCTCGTCCTGGCCGCCGGCATCCTCGACGGGCTCGACGGCGCGGTGGCGTTGCGGACCGGGCGGGCGCGGCCGCTGGGCGCGGTGGTGGACTCGGTGGCCGACCGCATCGGAGACCTCCTGCTCGGGGCGATCCTGGTGGCGCTCGGTGCGTCGTGGGGGTGGGCGCTCGCCGCGGTGATCCTGGTGTTCCTGCTCGAGTACGTCCGTGCCCGGGCGCAGGCGGTCGGCATGCCGGGCGTCGGTGCGGTCACCGTCGCCGAACGCCCGACGCGGCTGATCCTGGTGGGGGTCGCCGCCGCGGGCGTGGCGGTCGCCGGGCCCCGGGTCCCCCTGCTCGGGTGGGACTTCGCGGGTTCGCTCACGATCGCCTGGACCGTGGTTGGTGTCGTCGGCCTGGCGCAGCTGCTGCGCGGCGTCCGTCGCGCGATGCCGCGCCACTTCCCGCCGGACCGATGA
- a CDS encoding YhjD/YihY/BrkB family envelope integrity protein: protein MSRLRDLASGVRRTFPGSDLALWAAGATYFGVIGLVPLALASLWAVGALAGHDTVTGAMEAAIGGLPSGHGTPEALRTLTSVALSMSWVQALVVLFPASLYGEGLRRAFVQMTSARDTLTGWRGRAGLLGVAAVAPFLVLAVLFSAPYVGPLYAGDGWSLVWGIVVAFHVVWLAVSTALLGVFGLIGPGRIGWRALLIGGFGTGAILAGFLQGFILFLAIPVPWSAPFGGLPIIGAVSALALWLFLLHILVLCGFRVTVVLDELLRGR, encoded by the coding sequence GTGAGTCGACTCCGCGATCTGGCGTCCGGAGTGCGCCGAACCTTCCCTGGCAGCGACCTTGCGCTGTGGGCCGCCGGCGCCACCTACTTCGGCGTGATCGGACTGGTGCCGTTGGCCCTGGCGTCGCTGTGGGCGGTGGGGGCGCTCGCCGGCCACGACACCGTCACCGGGGCTATGGAGGCCGCCATCGGCGGCTTGCCCAGCGGACACGGGACGCCGGAGGCGTTGCGCACGTTGACGTCGGTGGCGCTGTCGATGTCGTGGGTGCAGGCGCTCGTCGTGCTGTTCCCGGCCAGCCTCTACGGCGAGGGCCTGCGCCGGGCGTTCGTGCAGATGACCTCGGCGCGCGACACGCTGACCGGGTGGCGCGGCCGCGCGGGGCTGCTGGGCGTCGCGGCCGTCGCGCCGTTCCTGGTGCTCGCGGTGCTGTTCTCCGCGCCGTACGTCGGCCCGCTGTACGCCGGGGACGGGTGGTCGCTGGTGTGGGGCATCGTGGTCGCCTTCCACGTCGTGTGGCTCGCGGTGTCGACGGCGCTGCTGGGGGTCTTCGGCCTGATCGGTCCGGGGCGCATCGGCTGGCGCGCCCTGCTGATCGGCGGGTTCGGCACCGGCGCGATCCTCGCCGGCTTCCTGCAGGGCTTCATCCTGTTCCTCGCCATCCCGGTCCCATGGTCGGCGCCGTTCGGGGGGCTGCCGATCATCGGCGCCGTCTCGGCGCTGGCGCTGTGGCTGTTTCTGCTGCACATCCTGGTGCTCTGCGGTTTTCGGGTGACGGTCGTGCTCGACGAGTTACTCCGCGGGCGTTGA
- a CDS encoding FKBP-type peptidyl-prolyl cis-trans isomerase, whose product MNTSRASVSGAILAAAFAMTLAACGSDTEAAPTSSASATSPSVSEMSTSSATAPTPAAASSCPTAAPQAPATPEWTVPGATGSVAVSGSTDTTAPYVKVDGPFSVAETQVHTLVPGTGPVVADTATVSVCYMGVNGRDGSVFDSSYERGTPAEFPLGGVVPGFQKAIAGQKVGSTVAVAMVPADGYPEGQPAAGIQPGDSLVFAIKILDATA is encoded by the coding sequence CTTCGCCATGACGCTCGCCGCCTGCGGCTCGGACACCGAGGCGGCGCCGACCAGCTCGGCCTCCGCGACGTCGCCGTCGGTGTCCGAGATGTCGACGTCCTCGGCCACCGCGCCGACGCCCGCCGCCGCGAGTTCCTGCCCCACCGCCGCGCCGCAGGCCCCGGCGACACCGGAGTGGACCGTGCCGGGCGCGACCGGCAGCGTGGCGGTCAGCGGCTCCACCGACACCACTGCTCCGTACGTCAAGGTCGACGGACCGTTCAGCGTCGCCGAGACCCAGGTGCACACCCTGGTGCCGGGCACCGGGCCGGTCGTCGCCGACACCGCCACGGTGTCGGTCTGCTACATGGGCGTCAACGGACGTGACGGCTCGGTGTTCGACAGCAGCTACGAACGCGGCACCCCGGCCGAATTCCCGCTCGGCGGTGTCGTTCCCGGCTTCCAGAAGGCCATCGCCGGCCAGAAGGTCGGTTCGACGGTGGCCGTCGCGATGGTGCCCGCCGACGGCTACCCCGAAGGCCAGCCGGCTGCGGGCATCCAGCCGGGCGACTCGCTGGTGTTCGCGATCAAGATCCTCGACGCAACGGCCTGA